ATATAGAGAATGCGTACACTTAAAATTGGTGTAGCTAGCTTTACAATCTCCTTAAAGTAAAAAAAATTATTCTTTGTTTGCATACTTACTCCGAGGCAACTACTCACCGACATACCATTAACCAATACACTCTGTATTGAAGGCTATAATGCGCAGCAAAATGCGATTTGACAAACTCATGGCGCGTTTTTTGATTGCCTTTGAGGCCCACAATAACCTTATTAAAAATGTGAGATTCTGCCCTGCATGCCAATACTCTTTAATTATGAAATAGCCGAAAGAATCAGAAAGATTATTTTGGGAAAACTCCCATGTGGTGACCAATTTTTATTGACCACAACAGGGCAAGGCGGTCAACGGCACTTGCAAAGCCGGGCATATCAAGGTGAAATACCTCGCTTGGCTTCTATTTATATTGCTGATAAAAAGCCTATAATCAGCCAATTCACTTAATTATATTACACGTACATTAATTTTTACGGAAAACCCACTGATGCTAAAAATTTTCAACACTCTCAGCCGTCAAAAAGAAGAATTTAAGCCGATTCACGAAGGAAAAGTGGGCATGTACGTGTGTGGCATTACCATTTATGACTTGTGTCATATCGGTCATGGCAGAACATTTGTGGCATTTGACGCGATTGCGCGTTACCTGCGTTATTTGGGATACGATTTGACCTACGTCCGTAACGTGACTGACGTGGATGACAAAATTATCAAGCGCGCGATCGAAAATAATGAAAGCTGTGACGATTTGACCGCCCGCATGTTGGCGGAAATGCACAGCGACTTTGATGCCTTGAATATCTTGCGCCCAGATTTAGAGCCTCATGCAACACAACATATCCCAGAGATCATTGAGATCACAGAAGAACTGATTGAACGCGGGCACGCTTATGTTGCCGCTAATGGCGATGTGATGTTCTCCATTGAGACTAATCCTGATTATGGCCTGCTTTCCCGCCAGGATTTGGAACAATTGCAGGCTGGTGCCCGTGTTGAAGTGGCCGATGTCAAACGTAACCCAATGGATTTTGTTTTATGGAAAATGTCCAAACCCGGTGAACCTAGCTGGGAATCTCCGTGGGGAGCAGGCCGTCCGGGTTGGCATATTGAATGTTCCGCCATGAACGGCAAGACGCTGGGTCACCACTTTGATATCCACGGTGGCGGTTCTGATTTGATGTTCCCGCATCATGAAAATGAGATTGCCCAATCCACCTGTGCCCATGACGGCCCTTACGTCAATTATTGGATGCACTCCGGCATGGTGATGGTGGATAAAGAGAAGATGTCCAAGTCATTGAACAACTTCTTTACCATCCGTGACGTGCTGGAATATTACGATGCTGAGACCGTGCGCTATTTCTTGTTATCTGGGCACTATCGCAGCCAGTTGAATTACACAGAAGAAAATTTGAAACAGGCACGAACTTCCCTTGAGCGTCTGTATACTTCCTTGCGTGGAACGGATAAATCGGTGCAACCTGCGGGCGGAGAAGCATTCACCGCCCGTTTCGTTGCAGCCATGAATGATGATTTCAACACACCGGAAGCGTATTCAGTCTTGTTTGATATGGTGCGTGAGCTTAATCGTCTGAAAACAGAAGACATGGCGGCGGCTAACGGTCTGGCGGCCGAACTGCGTAACTTGGCGGGAATTCTCGGTCTGCTGGAACAAGATCCAGAACACTTTTTGCAAGGCGGGGCACAGGCGGAAGACGATGTGGCTCAAATCGAAGCGCTGATTAAACAGCGTAACGATGCGCGTAAAAATAAAGAGTGGGCATTGGCTGATGCGGCACGTGACCAGTTGAATGAAATGGGCATTGAGTTGGAAGATGGCCCACAAGGTACAACATGGCGCCGTAAATAATCGCTTTTTGCTTTGCTGACGTTGTTATATCCAAAACCGCCCCTGAGATGGGCGGTTCAGTTTCTATCGCATTTACGCTTTCACCGATTTATTGATGAGTCTTTGTATGCTCAGGATAGAAAGCATTTCCAGCGTGATACGTGACTTTGCCAGAAACCGCGTCCCGTTTCATGGCAACAAAAGAAGAATGACTTAGAGGCTCAGGGACTTGATGTGTGCTATCACTGGAAGCAAGATTGAGAAGAGAAATTGTCACTCTGCGTTTAGAATGACTTAATTTATAAGGCAAACCCAACAACCTTCTTGCAGCTCTATTACTTAACATAATTAACTCCGTTTCAGTTGTACATAAGTTCCCCAGTATAGCAACTTATTAGAAAATCAAAACATGACGGACAGGATTGTTTCTCAATATATCGTCAATGTCACAGGTTCTGCGGATAAAACCGGATAAAGAGATCCCCAATTTGTTGATAAAAAATAATGAGTTTCTATTTGTAAAATAAAAAGACAGCACCATACATATATAAATACATAAGATACTGTCTTTTCGAAAAGGATTAGTGGTTATGTTTACCCGCTAATTTATTCTTCAACGCGAACGGAATCACCATTAAACGTTACAACTTTACCGGCGATAATTTTGCAACGTTTACGGGTTTCGGGTTGATGATCAACCTGCACCAAACCTTCTGCAATCACCGCTTTCGCCGCTGCTCCACTTTCACACCATCCCTGAAACTTGAGCAAATCACACAATTCGACATGAGGGTGGCCGTCTAAATAAAAAATTTCCATCAATAACCTTCAGTTGTATCTACATCATGATATTCCTCGCAGGCTTGCAAGGTATTTTGAATCAAAGTTGCAACGGTCATTGGGCCGACACCACCGGGCACCGGGGAGATCCAACTTGCGCGTTCAGACGCTTTATCGAAATCCACATCACCAATGACTTTGCCATTTTCCAGCCGGTTGATGCCGACATCAATCACGATTGCGCCAGGCTTAATCCACTCGCCAGGAATAAAATTCGGCTTACCGACAGCAACAACCAGTAAATCAGCCTGTTCCACATGCTGGCGTAAGTTTTTGGTAAAACGATGCGTGACTGTCGTTGTACAACCTGCCAACAACAATTCAAGGCTCATCGGACGGCCAACGATATTGGAGGCACCGATAATCACTGCATTCAGCCCATAGGTATTGATATTGCAGCGTTCAAGCAGGGTCACAATCCCACGGGGAGTACAAGGGCGCAATCTTGGGGCGCGTTGACACAGGCGGCCGATATTATAAGGATGGAAGCCATCCACATCCTTATCGGGACGAATGCGTTCCAGTACTTTGACATTATCAATGCCGGCAGGTAAAGGGAGTTGAACCAAAATACCATCGATTTGCGCATCGGCGTTCAGGTCATCTATCAGAGAGAGTAACTCAGCTTCGCTGGTCGTATCAGGCAGGTCATAAGAGCGGGACATAAACCCGACTTCTTCACAAGCGCGGCGTTTGCTGGCGACATAAATTTGAGAAGCAGGGTTTTCTCCCACCAAAACAACTGCAAGACCCGGCGCTCGTTTTCCGGCGGCAACGCGCTGCCGGACTTTTTCTGCAACTTCGCTTCTGATTGTCTGCGCAATCGTTTTCCCATCAATAATTTTTGCTGACATGTATTTAAGATTCCACTATCAAATATAGGAATGGGGGCTATTTTGTCAGAACATGAACCGCCTGTCAGTTTTATTGATAATCATAAAATGAGCATACGAGCGCAAAGGGCATTGACTCGCGCCATTATGCCCGTATAATCCGGTGCTACATCAACGCATTAATGATGTTTCTTATTTACACACCATAATGCGCCCTTAGCTCAGCTGGATAGAGCAACGGCCTTCTAAGCCGTAGGTCACAGGTTCGAATCCTGTAGGGCGTACCATAAAATCAATGAGTTACACTAAAAAATGAAAAACCCGTCATAATAACGGGTCAAGTAGTGGGTCAAGTTACTATAACTTCTTTTCTCTCACCCAAGCCTCATAAACCTCTTCAGGCCACCCAAGAAAAGTCCCTCCTGCCGTTCTCTCTGGTTTAGGGAATTCATTCCTTTTTGCATACATTCGCCAAAGTGTCGTTTTGCTTTTCCCTGTTAGTTTTTGCATTTCTTCGCGTTTGATATACCTTATGGCCACTATTCTTTCCTCCTTTCTGAGAATCGTTCTCCAAAGCCACCTTGACAACTTTTTAGTGGCTACCTTCCCAGCCGTCACCCAAAAATCGTGTATTCCCGCCCGATACAGAGGGATACCATTTAATTTTTTTGATCTTCCGTTGTAGGTCACCGCATCAGGTCCCCGTTCATTACATCCGTATGAAGATTTATTCCCGTTTTCACTTGCAGTATTGATCATGTCAGCAGGAGTACCTCATGGAGTTTTCATTATGGATAAGTTATTCCCTAATCCTTTTATTTTCTCATTAGGTAGTCTAGGCATTATTTAAATGTATTTTCAATGCAGCATTGTGGTTGCCATATATACTCATTTAACTTCAAGGTGCTGGTTTGACTTTTAAATTAACAATTTAAAATCAATAAAATGGGTTGTATCCTCTCATGCATCTTCAAGTTTATTGGGTATAATACATATATTCCATATTTTTATTGT
This genomic interval from Xenorhabdus doucetiae contains the following:
- the cysS gene encoding cysteine--tRNA ligase, whose product is MLKIFNTLSRQKEEFKPIHEGKVGMYVCGITIYDLCHIGHGRTFVAFDAIARYLRYLGYDLTYVRNVTDVDDKIIKRAIENNESCDDLTARMLAEMHSDFDALNILRPDLEPHATQHIPEIIEITEELIERGHAYVAANGDVMFSIETNPDYGLLSRQDLEQLQAGARVEVADVKRNPMDFVLWKMSKPGEPSWESPWGAGRPGWHIECSAMNGKTLGHHFDIHGGGSDLMFPHHENEIAQSTCAHDGPYVNYWMHSGMVMVDKEKMSKSLNNFFTIRDVLEYYDAETVRYFLLSGHYRSQLNYTEENLKQARTSLERLYTSLRGTDKSVQPAGGEAFTARFVAAMNDDFNTPEAYSVLFDMVRELNRLKTEDMAAANGLAAELRNLAGILGLLEQDPEHFLQGGAQAEDDVAQIEALIKQRNDARKNKEWALADAARDQLNEMGIELEDGPQGTTWRRK
- the sra gene encoding stationary-phase-induced ribosome-associated protein; the encoded protein is MLSNRAARRLLGLPYKLSHSKRRVTISLLNLASSDSTHQVPEPLSHSSFVAMKRDAVSGKVTYHAGNAFYPEHTKTHQ
- the ybcJ gene encoding ribosome-associated protein YbcJ, with translation MEIFYLDGHPHVELCDLLKFQGWCESGAAAKAVIAEGLVQVDHQPETRKRCKIIAGKVVTFNGDSVRVEE
- the folD gene encoding bifunctional methylenetetrahydrofolate dehydrogenase/methenyltetrahydrofolate cyclohydrolase FolD; this encodes MSAKIIDGKTIAQTIRSEVAEKVRQRVAAGKRAPGLAVVLVGENPASQIYVASKRRACEEVGFMSRSYDLPDTTSEAELLSLIDDLNADAQIDGILVQLPLPAGIDNVKVLERIRPDKDVDGFHPYNIGRLCQRAPRLRPCTPRGIVTLLERCNINTYGLNAVIIGASNIVGRPMSLELLLAGCTTTVTHRFTKNLRQHVEQADLLVVAVGKPNFIPGEWIKPGAIVIDVGINRLENGKVIGDVDFDKASERASWISPVPGGVGPMTVATLIQNTLQACEEYHDVDTTEGY
- a CDS encoding helix-turn-helix transcriptional regulator, giving the protein MAIRYIKREEMQKLTGKSKTTLWRMYAKRNEFPKPERTAGGTFLGWPEEVYEAWVREKKL